In Leucoraja erinacea ecotype New England chromosome 15, Leri_hhj_1, whole genome shotgun sequence, the following proteins share a genomic window:
- the LOC129703921 gene encoding heparan sulfate glucosamine 3-O-sulfotransferase 1-like, whose product MACLLVGALLLVAQAYTVHSGTSQWREGTLLQSLKYHGELEGNESEHKSPLPQTSITSQIIPQTIIIGVRKGGTRALLEMLDIHPDIVVAATEVHFFDWDENYVKGLEWYRTLMPFSYPHQTTIEKTPGYFTSVKAPKRIHDMNSSTRLLLILRDPTERVISDYTQVYYNRLENHKPVQAIEEMVIKNGALNTKYKAIQRSLYDIHMGNWLHYFPLHQIHIVDGGALIKNPVEELQKVEIFLNIPARIMTSNFYFNQTKGFYCLRSDGKERCLHESKGRPHPVVNGTVLKELHAYFREHNERFFRMVKQSFNWH is encoded by the coding sequence atggcctgtttACTGGTGGGGGCTCTCCTTCTGGTAGCCCAAGCCTATACGGTGCACTCAGGAACTTCTCAGTGGAGGGAAGGAACTCTGCTTCAGTCATTAAAATACCACGGTGAATTAGAAGGCAATGAATCCGAACACAAATCGCCACTGCCGCAGACTTCCATTACGAGCCAAATAATTCCACAAACCATAATTATTGGTGTTCGCAAGGGTGGGACCAGGGCTCTGTTGGAGATGTTGGACATTCACCCTGATATTGTAGTTGCTGCCACTGAGGTCCACTTTTTTGATTGGGATGAGAACTATGTGAAAGGTTTAGAATGGTACAGAACGCTGATGCCATTCTCTTACCCGCACCAAACCACAATAGAGAAAACCCCAGGCTATTTCACATCGGTTAAGGCTCCAAAAAGAATCCATGATATGAACAGTTCTACCAGATTGTTGTTGATTCTGAGAGACCCGACTGAGAGAGTGATCTCGGACTATACCCAAGTATACTACAATCGGCTGGAAAACCACAAGCCTGTCCAAGCCATAGAGGAAATGGTCATTAAAAATGGAGCACTCAATACTAAATACAAGGCCATCCAGAGAAGTCTGTATGACATTCACATGGGCAACTGGCTACATTATTTTCCACTGCACCAAATACACATAGTTGATGGCGGGGCTCTTATTAAGAACCCAGTGGAAGAATTACAGAAAGTAGAAATATTTCTCAACATTCCTGCTAGGATAATGACGTCAAATTTCTACTTTAATCAAACCAAGGGGTTCTATTGTCTTCGAAGTGATGGCAAAGAAAGATGTTTACATGAATCCAAGGGTCGACCCCACCCGGTTGTGAACGGGACTGTGCTGAAGGAGCTGCACGCTTACTTTAGAGAACACAACGAGAGATTTTTCAGGATGGTCAAACAATCCTTTAACTGGCATTAA